Proteins encoded within one genomic window of Mya arenaria isolate MELC-2E11 chromosome 13, ASM2691426v1:
- the LOC128214965 gene encoding uncharacterized protein LOC128214965, with protein sequence MFHLLLLSALLGGLEAASPCTLPSPVFSSTQSGTVTYMAKGTFIILDQMQLIDYDFNRKVQRVYVEAANKQDVRIIYMDFANKMEYTQQGINGTCTGMPKNGTMHPPYVPEDAKVGPKMVVGTEQKSLTIQYYSYVLDGLHYSTGLNDDCIIVTVEIRQILPGGGYANLFDLVVSDWKNSLRTPTVLDIPAKCKK encoded by the exons ATGTTCCACCTGCTCCTACTGTCGGCGCTCCTAGGAGGCCTCGAGGCGGCTTCCCCCTGTACACTGCCCAGCCCAGTGTTCTCCTCCACTCAAAGCGGAACTGTAACCTATATGGCAAAGGGGACTTTCATTATTTTAGAC CAAATGCAGCTGATCGACTATGACTTCAATAGGAAAGTACAGAGGGTTTATGTAGAGGCGGCGAACAAACAGGACGTGCGTATCATCTACATGGACTTCGCTAAT AAAATGGAGTACACTCAACAGGGTATAAATGGAACATGTACAGGGATGCCGAAGAATGGGACCATGCACCCGCCCTATGTTCCGG AGGACGCCAAAGTGGGTCCCAAAATGGTAGTTGGTACGGAACAGAAATCCCTGACTATTCAGTATTACTCGTATGTGTTGGACGGCTTACACTATTCAACCGGATTGAACGACGACTGCATAATCGTCACCGTAGAGATAAGGCAGATTCTCCCCGGTGGCG GATACGCCAACCTTTTTGACCTCGTTGTCTCCGACTGGAAGAATAGTCTAAGGACACCCACAGTCCTTGACATTCCTGCCAAGTGCAAG AAATAG